Below is a window of Caldilineales bacterium DNA.
GCCGACGCCGGCCGCGACGTGCTGGCTGTCGACGCCGACCCTTCCCCCTGCCTGGCTCAGGCGCTCGGCTTCCCCCCCGACCTGCGCGCCCGGCTACGGCCCATCGTCGAGATGGACGCCCTGATCGAAGAACGCACGGGCGCCAAACCGGGCGCGTTCGGCGGCTTCTTCAGCCTCAACCCGCGCGTCGATGACCTCCCCGACCGTTTCAGCGTCCGGCACCGCGGGGTGCGGCTGTTGGAGATGGGCGGCATCGAGCAGGGCGGCTCCGGCTGCATCTGCCCCGAAAGCGCCATGCTCAAGACCTTGTTCACCCATCTGCTCTTTCGCAAGGACGACGTACTCATCCTGGACATGTACGCCGGGGTGGAGCACCTGGGCCGGGCGACGGTGGACTTCGTCGATGCCATGCTGGTGGTGGTCGAACCGACGCGGCGCAGCCTGGGCACGGCGGCGCAGATCAAGCAACTGGCCCACGACATCGGTCTAACGCGGCTGTGGCTGGTGGGGAACAAGGTGCGGGGGGCCGAGGAGGAGGCTTTTCTGCGGGCCGAGGCCCCTGGTTTGCCCGTTCTTGGCTTCCTGCCTGCGGACGACGGCGTGCTGGAGGCCGACCGGTTGGGCTTACCCGCCTATGATCACGTCCCCGCCCTGCGCCAGGCGGCCCTCGACATCATGGCGCAGATGGCGAAAGCCGACAAAGCCTAGCCCCGCCCCTGCTTACTCCTGCTCCCACTCCACCCGCTCGTAAATGGTCGCCAAGACTATTGACAACTCAATGGAGGGCAGCCGTAGCACCGATTCGGGCGCGCCGAACGCTGTGAGCAGCCATGTATTGTTGGTCTGACGTTGGTAGTGCTCGACATAAAATCGATTCTGATCGACGAGGATATACTCCTTCAGCGTGCTGATGGCCCGATAGAACTCGAATTTCTTGCCGCGATCATAGGTCTCTGTCGAGGGGGAAAGGACTTCCATGATGATGACGGGATTGGTCACCGTGTCCAGGCGACCAGGCGCGAAGCGCAAAGAACCGCAGATGACCATGATGTCGGGGTAGGTGAAGAACTGGTCGCCCTTTGTGAACAGACGCAGGTCGGTGGCAAAAACGCGGCATGACTGGTCGATGCCGCGACGTAAGGCGGTGTAGAGATTGCCCACAATCTGGTTGTGGTTGAGCGACCCACCCGCCATGGCGAAAATCTCGCCGCGGTAGTATTCGCTGCGATCATCCGCCCGTTCTTCGTGGGCAAAGTACTCTTCGACGGTGAAATAGGGCTGGGTTTTGGGCAAGGCGCTCATGGGCAAGCTGGAAAGCTGATCGGGGCCTGAAAAACGTTCGGGTTTGATTTTGGCACAGGCGTTGCGATCTGGCAAGCCGATTGTGGGCGAGGGTTGGCGCTCAGTCGGGCGCGCCCGAATTGCCGCCGACGTTCTCCTGGCGTAGAATGGGCGCTGGATGGAACTTCGCGGAACTGCCTTCGTTCCGTTCGTCTCTGGACCGTTGCGATGAGGTGATGATGACAACGCACGCCTTCTCCCTAACCTCAGCCGAACAAGCCATTGTCGGGATCCTGCGCCGTTTGCCTAGCGAACGGGCGCTGGAACTGCTTGATTTTGCCCACTTCCTCGATCTACAGACTGCGGTGTCCGAGTCACCATGGGATGGCCCGGCCGTCGTGGAGGGAGGTCGACGGGCCAGCACGACTGGCGACGAGGAATGGGATATGCTTCTCGCGCGACCAGACGCCAGGGAAACGATGCGGATCATGGCGAGCGAGGCGCTGGCTGAGTACCGCGCCGGGCGCACGACTGAAATTGGCATCACAGAAGATGGGCGGTTGGCGCCAACATGAGGTCGCGAGCGACGACAAAATTCTGGAAGTTGTACGACCGGCTGCCTCTCGCCGAGCAGCGGAGCGCGCGGTTGGCATATGAGAAATGGAAGGCGAACCCGTTCCATCCGAGCCTGCATTTCAAGCGGGTAGATGACGAGGAGCCTATCTATTCGGCGCGTGTGAGCGAAGACTACCGAGTCCTGGGCATTCTTGAAGGCGATCTGGTCATCTGGTATTGGATCGGCAGCCACGATGATTATTTGCAGATGCTGAAGCGATCCTGACGCGCGGCAGAAGCCGAGAAGCCCTGGCGCCGCCCCTGCTTACTCCTGCTCCCACTCCACCCGCTCGTAAATGGTCGCCAAGACTATTGACAACTCAATGGAGGGCAGCCGTAGCACCGATTCGGGCGCGCCGAACGCTGTGAGCAGCCATGTATTGTTGGTCTGACGTTGGTAGTGCTCGACATAAAATCGATTCTGATCGACGAGGATATACTCCTTCAGCGTGCTGATGGCCCGATAGAACTCGAATTTCTTGCCGCGATCATAGGTCTCTGTCGAGGGGGAAAGGACTTCCATGATGATGACGGGATTGGTCACCGTGTCCAGGCGACCAGGCGCGAAGCGCAAAGAACCGCAGATGACCATGATGTCGGGGTAGGTGAAGAACTGGTCGCCCTTTGTGAACAGACGCAGGTCGGTGGCAAAAACGCGGCATGACTGGTCGATGCCGCGACGTAAGGCGGTGTAGAGATTGCCCACAATCTGGTTGTGGTTGAGCGACCCACCCGCCATGGCGAAAATCTCGCCGCGGTAGTATTCGCTGCGATCATCCGCCCGTTCTTCGTGGGCAAAGTACTCTTCGACGGTGAAATAGGGCTGGGTTTTGGGCAAGGCGCTCATGGGCAAGCTGGAAAGCTGATCGGGGCCTGAAAAACGTTCGGGTTTGATTTTGGCACAGGCGTTGCGATCTGGCAAGCCGATTGTGGGCGAGGGTTGGCGCTCAGTCGGGCGCGCCCGAATTGCCGCCGACGTTCTCCTGGCGTAGAATGGGCGCTGGATGGAACTTCGCGGAACTGCCTTGGTTCCGTTTCTGTCGATTCGAAACTGGTGGTGTCAGAACAATGACAACTTTGACTACGCTTCAATCCCCCAATGCAACCCAATACAACGAGATCATCAATCGCCTGGTTGCGCGGATTGTCGAGATTGCGCACCCTTTGCGCATTATCTTGTTTGGTTCCGCCGCACGAGGTGAGTTACAGAAAGATAGTGATATCGATGTAATAGTGGTAATGCCTGATGGCACACATCGTTTCGATACAGCACGATATCTATACAGAAAACTGTCGGGTTTTGGTTTTCCGGTGGATATCGTTGTGGCGACGCCAAGTGTCCTTGAAACACATAAAGACACAGTTGGACTGATTTATCGATCGGCCTTGAGAGAGGGAACAGAAGTTTATGTCGCTTGACAAGCCGGTTGTTGGTAGTGCTGCGGATTGGCTTCGTCGCGCTCGTAGTGATTTGGCGCTGGCCAGTGTTACGTTGCCTCGCGGTGTACTTTACAATGAGTTGTGTTTTCATGCTCAGCAAGCCGCAGAAAAGAGCATCAAAGCGGTACTTGTGCATCATGGCATCGATTTTCGGCGGAGCCATGACATCGATTATTTGTTATCGCTCTTGCCCGATGAAGCACCTTTGCCGCCGGAATTAGAATGGGTGATTGACTTGACCAGTTATGCCGTAGCCCTACGCTATCCCGGCGATTATGAGGAGGTAACGATCGAGCAATATCAGGAAGCATTGGCTGCCGCTCGCACGGTCGTCAACTGGGCGGAGCGCCTTCTGCACGCATTGTCATGAGCCAGAATACTATCGTGGCTCGCACCTGGATGAAATCAGGGTTGATGGCCGGATAATCTTTGCCTTGAAGTTCTTACCCTACCAAGGCATCTGTCCCTGCCCCTGACATTATGGCGCAGCCTGATCCGGTTCAGGTGGCCAGGCATAGAGCACGGTGAAACCGCGATAGTCTTCCTCGTTCTCGCACCAGGGCCGGCCGCCAAGCGTGTTCCAGGCGTGGCCGGCAAGGCCCGGCGGCTCGTGCGGCTGGCGGATGCGCACGCCAAAGGTGATGCCCAACGACAGCCCGGCCCGGCGCAGGAAGTGATAGCGCAAGAGCGAGCGCCGCAGACAGAGGCCGAAGGGGTGGCGGCGGTCGCTGCGGGCCAGGGCATCGACAAGGCTGCGCAGCCGGTCGTGGTCGAGTGCAGTCATGTCGGCGGCGGCAGGCGTCAGCTCGGCCAGGAATTCGGGCAGGGGGAGGGCGTCGTGCCGGGCCGGGAGGCCGGCGGCCAGTTGGCGGATGGCCGGGATGAGGGGACGCAGGTCGGGGTCGGTGTAGGCGCCAGCCACCGTCAACAGAGCCTGCACCCCACGCCAGGCGCGCTGGCTGGTTGGTACGAGGGGCCAGGATGTGACTCTTCGCATAGTCAATTGCTATGGCGCAATCGCACACAGATCAGCATGGCGCCGGCCGCCAGGGTGAAATGGTCGCTTCGGGCAAGCGCAGCGATTCGAGGAAGTCGATGAGGTGGCCGTGCAAGCGGCGGGCGGTGTCGCAATCGTTCGCCAGGCGGTCGTTCTGTTGGGTGGGGTCGTCGGGCAGGTGATAGAGGTGGCTGACCACGTGCCCGCCGCCGTGCAGCAGCGTCCAAACGCCATCGCTGACGGTGATCAACGGCTGCGCGCTCAGCGCACCCACCAGGCTGCGCGACGAGATGGTGCTCGGTCGCAGCGCCGGCTCGCTCGTCGCTTCCTGCCGCAGGATGGGCGCCAGTGAGACGCCGTGCATGGTGTTGGGGCGGTCGATCCCGGCCAGTTCGAGCAGGGTGGGGGCGATGTCGGCCGGCTGGGCCAGGGCGGAGGTGCGGGCCGGCTGGCTGGTGGGGGTGCGGATCAGCAAAGGCACATGCGCCAGCTCTTGCCAGAGGGGATAAGCCTTGCGCACGCTGCCCCGCTCCCAGGCTTTGCCCACAGCGTTGTGCTCGCCGAGCATGATGCCGTGGTCGGCCATGATCATGATGACGGTGTTCTCGGCCAGCCCCATGCTTTCCGCGGCTTCCAGCAGGCGGCCCAGCCAGCGATCGGTGAGGGTGATGTCGGCGGCGTAGAGGGCGCGCATGTGCTGCAGTTCGGCCGGGCTGAGGTAGTCGGGCGGGGCGTAGGCCGGGTAGATGACTTCCTGACCGCTGTAGCCGGGGTCGTAGAGATCGACCAGTTCCTTGGGCGGGTCCCAGGGTTCGTGGGTGTCGAAGCTATCGATGTGGAGATAGAAGGGCCGGTACGAGGCGTGTCGCTCCAGCCAGTCGATGGCCGTCTGCATCGTCCTCGCCACCAGATACTCTTCCTCGCTTTCCCTCTCCCAGACGTTGCGCAGATATTGGCGAATTTCTTCGAGGTTGCGCAGCTTTTCAGGGTCGGCAGGCAGGGGAGGTTCGGGCGGAGCGGCGCGCCAACGGTCGGCCAGCTGCCCGCGCACCCATTCCCACGAGCCAAAGCCGCGGTCGAAGAAGAAGCCGTTGTCCTTGAGAAGCCAGGTGTCGAAGACCATGCCAGTGGTGTACCCGGCCCGGCTCAGCCGCTCGGCCAGGGTGACTTCGTCCGTCGGCAGTGTGACCCACCCCATGGTGGTATACAGCCAGCGGCCAGTGAATTGCTCGGCGCGATTGAGAACGGTGGGGAAGCCGCCCATCATGTGCTTGTCGAAGACGATGGCCTTGCTGGCGAAGGCGTCGAGGTTGGGCGTCTTGATCCAGGGGTTGCCGAGAAAGCCGATGTGGTCGTAGCGCACCGAATCGAGGACGATGACGATGAAGTTCGGGCGCGGGTCGGCGTCGCCATTGCGAAGGCGCGGCATGTAGGTGCGCGCCGCAAGGTTTCGTCTGGCCTGAACAGCCCCACCCGCCAGCAAAGCCGCGGCCCCAACGGCGCCGGCGCCAGTGAGGAATTGGCGTCGCGTGATCTTTTTGGGGGTTTTCATAGTTGCCTCCTGGGAACGGAAAACCGCTTTTCGTATAGTAGAATCGGCAAGATTGAGCCTGCGCGCCGCTGCAAGGGGCGTCGTTCTTCTTTGTTTGCCTGTCTTACGATCTTTCCAGGTCGCGGGCGCGGCTGATGGCGTGATCTCCAAAGCGACGACGCAGATCGTCGAGTGTTTCCTGTAGTCGTTGGGCCTCGGCGTGAGGCGCATCCCACAGCCCCAACTGCCGATAGCCGGTCGCGAGGCCGCTGACGCCAACGCCAAGCAGCCGGATGGGGGTGCGGCCGTCCCAGGCCTGCTCGAACAACCGCGTGGCCGTGGCTACGATCTCGGCGTCGAGGTCGGTGGGGCGGACGAGGGTGGTCTGGCGGGTGATGGTGCTGAAGTCCGGCCAGCGCAGTTTGAGCTTGACCGTGCTTCCGGTCAGTCCCTCGCGGCGTAACTCTCGTCCGACGCCCTCGGCCAGGTCGCTGAGGGTGCGACGGAGTTCGCCAGCGTCGGCGATGTCGCGGGCAAAGGTCACTTCTTTGCTGACCGACTTGGTTTCGTGTTCGGTGACGATGGGCCGGTCGTCGATCCCGCGTGACCTTTGGGCCAGGTCGGCGCCAGGCTTGCCGAAGAGCCGCATCAGCTCGGCTTCGGGGCGGGCGGCGAGGTCGCCGATGGTGTGGATGCCCAGCCCGGCCAGCCGTGCGGCCGTCTTGGGGCCGACGCCCCACAGGGCCTGAGCCGGCAGTGGGGCCAGGAAGTCAGCCTCCTGGCCGGCCGGGACGACGGTGATGGCGTTGGGCGGCGCGCCGGTCTGGGCCTGGCCCTTGCCGAAATCGTTGGCGATCTTGGCTACCAGCTTGTTCGTGGCCACGCCCAACGAACTGGGCAGGCCCAGGCGGTCGCGGATGTCTTGCTGCAAGCGTCGGGCCAGGGTTTCGCCGTCTTCGGGCAGGTCGCTGAGGTCGAGGAAGGCTTCGTCGATCGAGATCTGCTCGACCAGCGGGGTGAGGTCGTGCAGCAGGGCCATGACCTGGCGCGAGACTTCGGCATAGCGCCGGTGGCGAGGGGGGACGATGATCAACTCCGGGCAGAGCCGCAACGCCCTCGACATGGGCATGGCCGAGCGCACCCCCAGGCGACGGGCGGCGTAGGAGCAAGAGGCCACCACGCCCCTTTCGTCGGGCTGTCCGCCGACGGCGAAGGGCTGGCCGATCAGGTCAGGTCGTTCCAGTTCCTCGACCGCACAGAAGAAGGCGTCCAGGTCGAGGTGAAGGATGGTGGGCATGGGGTGGTGCTGCGTGGTGGTGTTTCGTGGGTCGAGGAGTGAGAGCCGCTAGGCGCCGTGCTGCTGGCGTGCGCAAGCTAAGGTGTGTAGTAGATCGTCAACCTGGGGTTCTGATCGGCGGGCCAGCCTTCGCGAGAGGCCAGACTGTACTGAACGGGGTTGGCGCTCGAAGCTTGCAGCAGCAGGCCGAAATTCGACCCTGCGCCTGCGGTTGCCCAAACTTGCGCAGCGGCAGTCACATCCAGCGTCGCCCATCCCGAAGCGGGCAGGGTGATGGAGCTGAGGACGGTGGCGTCGCGGTCGGCGATGCTGCTGGCCAGCGGCGCCGACCAGGGCTGGCCGGCCTGGGCGACATTGGCTGTGACCTGCATTTCGTCCCAGGCGCGGAGCAAACGATAGGTCACGGTCGTCAGTGCCTGCTCATTGGTGCGACCGGTGGTGAAGACGGACAGCTCGGCCCGAGTGACGGTGGCTCCCGCAGGCAGTGTGCTCAGATCGAAGCGGAGCAGCGAAGACACGATGCCGGGGCGCACCGCCAGGATCGTGCTACTGCCGAAGTTGGCGTCGGGATTCCACAAGTTGATGTAGGCGTCGGCCACGGGAGCCAGGATGAGCGTTGCCGAGGCGGTTGAGGTTGATGTGGGGGTCGCGGTGGCCGTGGCGGTAGCCGTGCTGGTGGGGCCAGGTGTGGAGGTTGGGGTGCGGGTGACTGTCGCCGAGGGCGCGAGGGTTGGCGTGGCGGTGGCGGTGCGATTTGGGGTGGGCGTAACAGTCGAGGTCTGCAAGGGCGTTGGCGTCGGCGTCGCCCCGTCTTGAAAATGATAGATCTGATCGGCCAGCAGCCCACTCATCCAGACGTGGTTGTCGCAGACCCTGACGCCGAAAAGACTGTGGATCTTGAACGGGTTGGGCACGGAGGAGGTGGTGTAGGGTTCGGCCACGGCGCCCGCAGTGACATTGGTGGCGGGGGTTAGGGTGCTGACGAGAGGCGTGAGCGTTTGGCTCAGCGGCGTCAGGGTGCGGGCTTCTCGCAGCACGCCCTGGATGATGGTTGTATTCAGGGTGGCGGTCTCGTTCGCGCCGGCGGGGTTGAGAACGAAGAACTCGTCCGCAAGGATGTTCACGCCGATGATCTGGTTTCCTAGCCAGTCGAGACCGGTGCTGCGATGTGGATGAGGGTAGCTGCCATAGCTCGTCCATTGGCGGCTGCCCGGATCGAGCCGAGCGATGGCGACGGTGCTACTGCCAGCGCCTTGGACGTTGAAATTCGAGAACCAGATGGCGCCGTCGGCTGCTTCGCGGATGCCCCAGGGATTGAACCCGGCCGGGAGTTGGTAGCGTGTGAATTTGCGCGTGGCTTTGTCGAACATGAACACGGCGGCGCCAGCACCGGGCTGATCGCCGGCGGCAATCCACAGCCTGCCCTGGCTGTCCATCAGGCTGTGTTTGAGCTGCACCCCTCCTGGCAGGGCAAAGACGCGTAGTTCGGCGATCCCAGGGCGGAAGCGCAACACAAAACCATCGCGCGATGTCGCCCACACGCTGCCCTCATCGACGGCGATGCCGTGGAGCCGGGTGTAGCCGGTGGCCCAGGATGTCAGGCGATTGGTGGCCAGATCCAGCCTGGCGATTTCGGTGCCCTCGAAATCCGCCGTCCAGAGGCGCCCTTTGCGGTCCCTGGCCATGTTGATCGGCGCCGACCCATAGGCCCATTCGGTTACGTGGCCATCGGGCGTGATGCGGCCCAGGTAGCCCGGCGCCACCCCTTTGGTTTCGCCGCCATAGAAGACGGCGCCGTTGGCATCACAGAAGAGGTTGCTGGCCGGCGTGCGGCCGGTGGGGAGTTGGAAGATGTCGTAGGTGATAGCAGCAGCCTGGTTTCCAGGCGTCTCAGGATCCAGCTGCGGTTTTGCCTGGGCGGGCAGGGCGAGGAGGATGGCCGTCAGCAGACAGGCGAGTCCTATCAGGAGAACATGGATGGGGCCTTTGAAGTGGGGTGGCATCGGATTCCGTTATGTGATGTGTGGTTCGAACTGAGTGGATTCAGCGCACGAAATGGTATAGCTGGTCGGCCAGCAGTCCACTCATCCAGACGTGGTTGTCGCAGACTTTGACGCCAAAGAGGCTGTAGACCTGCGAGGGGCTGGGAACGGCAAAGGTGGTGTAGGGCGCAGCAACGACGCCGGCGGCGACGCTGTTGGTAAGCGGCGCTGTACTGACGATAGGCGTAAGAATTCGGTTGACCGGCGTGAGCGTTTTCAGTTCGTGGAGCGATGCCTGAATGACCGTCTTGTTCAGGGTGACGGTCTCGCCAGGGGCGGCGGGGTCGAGGAGAAAGAACTCGTCGCCGAGGATGTTGACGCCGATGATCTGGTTGCCGAGCCAGTCGAGGCTGGTGCTGCGGTTGGGATGGGGGTAGCCGCCGAAGCTGGTCCATTGGGCGGTGACGGGGTCGAGCCGGGCGATGGCTTTGTCGCTGGTGGTCTTGCCTTTGAGGCTGAAGTTCGTAAACCAGATGGCGCCGTCGGCGGCCGGGCGGATGTCGAAGGGGTTGAAGCCTGCCGGCAGCTGGTAGCGCGTGAACTTGCGGGTGGCGCTGTCGAACATGTAGACCGCCGCACCCGCGCCGGCCAGGTCGCCGCCCGCAATCCACAGCCGGCCCTGGTCGTCCATCAGGCTGTGCTTGAAGGGCGCCGCCGTGGGCAGGCCAAAAACGCGCAGTTCGCCGTTGCCGGGTTTGAAGCGCAGGACGAAGCCGTGGCGCGAGATCGACCAGATCGTGGACGAGCGATAGCTGATGCCGTGGAGGAGGGTGTAGCCGGTATCCCAGGTGGTCAGGCGATTGCTGGCGGGGACGAGGCGGGCGATCTCTGTGCCCTCGAGATCGGCCGTCCAGATGCGGCTTTTGTCGTCTTTGACCATGCTGACCGGCGCCCAACCATAGGCCCACTCGGTGATCTGACCAGTGGGTGTGACCCGGCCCACATAGCCGGGGGCGACGTTTTTGGTCTCGGCGCCATAGAAGACGGCGCCGTTGGCATCGCAGACAAAGGCGTTGTAAGGCGTGCGGGCAGGGGCAAGCGCGAAGATGTCGTAGGTGAAGGTCGCAGCCTGATTCGCCGGGCCTTCGGGATCCGGCCAGGGGGCCGCCAGCGCCGGAGAAGCGACCAGCACCGCCACGAGCAAGGCGGTCAGGGCCAGGGTCAGGGTGTGCGCGGGAGAATGGCGGCTTTTGGGCATGAAACACTCGCGGTCGCTCTATTTGCCGTTGAGTCCGGCCAGGATCCAATCATCGATGAGTGTCTTGTCCTGCTCGCTCAGGTCGAGTTCGACGTCCTCGCAGCGGGCGAGGACGCTGTTGCGGAACACGCGCGCCAGGGTGGCGGCGCTATCGCGCTTGCTGAAACGATGACCCTTGTAGATGATGCCTTTGAGGACGAAGCCAACATCGGCGCGAGAGATGGTTTCCCCGCGCTCGATGCAACGGTCGCGCACCGACTTGGAGGTCTGGGTGAGGTTGTAGGCGTTTTCCTTCAGTTCGTCGGCGATGGCCTCGAACAGGACGGCGTATTGGCCGGGGCTGAGGTCGGGCGTGCCGGTGCCCTGGTGGATGCGGCGGATGAGATCGGCCAGGTCGCGCGGGACGGGCGCTGCCTCGACTGGCGGCGCTTCTTGCGGGGGCTCGTGGCGCTTGGGGTCGTAGAGGTAGCCGGGGGCCGGGGTGGGCGCGTAGGCGAAGCCGCGGTCGTCCACATCCGAGACCAGGTCGTGCAGGGTGCCGGCGCCCGCCCACTGCGAATCGATCACCTGCTGCCCCAGCCGCGCGACGATGTCGGCGGCGGCGGCGGTGAGGTCGATCGGTTCGGGCGCGGCTGTCACCATGCGGCGGATCTGCTGGAAGATGCGCTGGCGGAGTTGCTCTTCGCCGATGCCCTCGCCGCGGGTTTGGGCCTCGCTGCGGCGACCAGGGGCCTGGCGGCTGGGGGTCTGCACCGTCACTCGCCAGGGGTCGCCTTCGCTCAGACGCAGGCCGGGGTGCCGGCGGGCCAGGTCGACCGTCAGCCCGCGCAACGAGTAGAAGCCGAACCAGTTGCTATCGCGAAAGCCGGGGAAGCTCATGTAGAAGCGCGGCAGGTCGGTGGCCAGGATGCGGCCGTTGGCGCTGGCCTGGGCATAGAGCCGGGCTGCCAGGTCATTGAGGATTTCGGCCGTGGCGGTGGGATGGGCCTCGCGCAGCCGTTGGCGGGCCTCGTCGCGTTCGGCTTCCGAGGCCATGCCCAGGGCGTATTCGATGAAGACGTCTTCCTGGATGACGATGTCGCAGGCGGCTTTGTAGGCATCCGAAGCGGGGCCAGCGGCCAGGATGGCGGTGTGGCGGTCGTGCGAACGCAGCCGCAGCAGCACGGGCATGAAGTCGGCGTCACCGGAGAGGATGATGAATTCGTCGAAATGCGTCTTGTGTTCGAGCGTGTCGATGATATCCATCACCATGTAGATGTCGGCGCTGTTTTTGCCCTGGGCCGTGAGGGGCGGGCAATCGATCACGCTGAAGGCTGAGCGGGTGAAGTTGGGGCGATAGCGACCGAAATCGCGCGGGTTCAGATAACAACGGCGGATGAGGATGTCGCGCGGTTGCAGGAGGCTGGCGCTTTCCTCTTCGTCCTGGCGCGGCATGCCGCGGCCCATCCAGGCCAGCCAGCGGGCGGGGTCGGTGGCAAATCGTTCGGCGGCGGCTTCGTCGAGTTGTTTCAGGCCGAGATAGATGTTATCGAAATCGACATAAAGCGCGGTCTTGAGAGCTTTGGTTGTGCTCAAAGGGGCAGGTTGTGACATAGGGGTGGTGATGCAGGTTGCGTGGCGCCTGTAGTAGGACAAGTGAGGCGTGAGACACGGCGCCGAATGTTAGTGCGGCGGGCGCAGTCGGGCAATGAGAATGGGCGGGATACCGTGGAAGTTCGACCAAGAGAACGGGCGGTTGGGTTGGAGTTCGGGCGGGAGAACAGGCTCGGTCAGGGCGTCCAGCGCCATGCCGTGGCCGAAGAAAGGTGAGAGAAGGGCGCCGAGCGGACGATGGAAGTAGAGATGGGGCTGTGGCTGGCCGATGATGCCGATCCCGCGGGTGATGACAGGCTCCAAATAGCTATGACGTTTGATCGCATAGGAAGTGACCAGTTCGCCATCGCGATCCTCTTCCTCGACCACCTTGCGGAACTCGCCGGAATTGAAGCAGGGATGCGTGACCGAGAAGACGAAGCGCCCGCCGGGCTTGAGCAGATAAGGGAGCGCCGCCGCCAGCGGTTGGAGGTCGGTCATGTCCATCAGGGCCATGTTGCAGACGGCGGCATCGAAGCGGCCCCGGCCCAGACTCCTGAGCGCCCCGGCGTCGGTGGCGTCGAGCACCAGGTATTCGATCGTATCGACATGCTCCCTGCTGTGCCCGCGCGCCCGCTCGATGAAGGTGGTGGCGGCGTCGAAAGCGACAACCTGCGCCCCCAGGTCGGCCAGCCGGCGGCTGAACTGGCCGTTGCCGCAGGCGATGTCGAGGATACGCTCGTCCCGGCGCACGGCCAGGAGGTTTTCGGTGGCGGGTGCGACGAGGAGACGATGGAAGGGGTTGCCTTCCGGCCCGATGAAGTCATCCCACCAGGCGGCGTTGGCTTCCCACGCCGCCTGGGCTTGTTGCTTGAGGTTGGTAGGCGATGACAAGGGTCAGTTGCGGACGACGCCCAGGGTGAGGGCGATGCTATCGATCTTGTGCTGCTCGCTGAAGGCTTGTTCGGGTGGGTCGTCATCCACCAGCCGGTCCGAGAGCGTCTCCATCTGGATGTAGGCGCCCCAGGTCTCGAACACCTCGTTGAGTTCGCTGCTGGGGGTGCTGTACCAGGCGGTGATGTGGTCGGCGATGTCGAAGTTGGCGTTCTTGCGCATGCTTTGGATGCGGCGCACGACTTCGCGCGCCAGCCCTTCGGCCTTTAGCTCGGGCGTCACTTTGGCATCGACGGCGACCGTGAGCACTTTGTCGGCGGCAACAGCCAGGCCGGGGGCGGGCTGGGTGAGGACGAGGATTTCTTCGGGCAGCAGCTCGAATTCGGCGTCCTCGACGGTGAGGAGGACGTTTTCGCCGGCGTTGACCTGGCGGGCCACCTGGTCGGGGTCGATCGCGGCCAGGGCGGTGCGCACGGCCGGGAAGGCTTTGCCCAGTTTGGGGCCGAGCAGCCGGTTGTTGGGGAGGACGCGG
It encodes the following:
- a CDS encoding DNRLRE domain-containing protein, with translation MPPHFKGPIHVLLIGLACLLTAILLALPAQAKPQLDPETPGNQAAAITYDIFQLPTGRTPASNLFCDANGAVFYGGETKGVAPGYLGRITPDGHVTEWAYGSAPINMARDRKGRLWTADFEGTEIARLDLATNRLTSWATGYTRLHGIAVDEGSVWATSRDGFVLRFRPGIAELRVFALPGGVQLKHSLMDSQGRLWIAAGDQPGAGAAVFMFDKATRKFTRYQLPAGFNPWGIREAADGAIWFSNFNVQGAGSSTVAIARLDPGSRQWTSYGSYPHPHRSTGLDWLGNQIIGVNILADEFFVLNPAGANETATLNTTIIQGVLREARTLTPLSQTLTPLVSTLTPATNVTAGAVAEPYTTSSVPNPFKIHSLFGVRVCDNHVWMSGLLADQIYHFQDGATPTPTPLQTSTVTPTPNRTATATPTLAPSATVTRTPTSTPGPTSTATATATATPTSTSTASATLILAPVADAYINLWNPDANFGSSTILAVRPGIVSSLLRFDLSTLPAGATVTRAELSVFTTGRTNEQALTTVTYRLLRAWDEMQVTANVAQAGQPWSAPLASSIADRDATVLSSITLPASGWATLDVTAAAQVWATAGAGSNFGLLLQASSANPVQYSLASREGWPADQNPRLTIYYTP
- a CDS encoding NYN domain-containing protein, with the protein product MSQPAPLSTTKALKTALYVDFDNIYLGLKQLDEAAAERFATDPARWLAWMGRGMPRQDEEESASLLQPRDILIRRCYLNPRDFGRYRPNFTRSAFSVIDCPPLTAQGKNSADIYMVMDIIDTLEHKTHFDEFIILSGDADFMPVLLRLRSHDRHTAILAAGPASDAYKAACDIVIQEDVFIEYALGMASEAERDEARQRLREAHPTATAEILNDLAARLYAQASANGRILATDLPRFYMSFPGFRDSNWFGFYSLRGLTVDLARRHPGLRLSEGDPWRVTVQTPSRQAPGRRSEAQTRGEGIGEEQLRQRIFQQIRRMVTAAPEPIDLTAAAADIVARLGQQVIDSQWAGAGTLHDLVSDVDDRGFAYAPTPAPGYLYDPKRHEPPQEAPPVEAAPVPRDLADLIRRIHQGTGTPDLSPGQYAVLFEAIADELKENAYNLTQTSKSVRDRCIERGETISRADVGFVLKGIIYKGHRFSKRDSAATLARVFRNSVLARCEDVELDLSEQDKTLIDDWILAGLNGK
- a CDS encoding class I SAM-dependent methyltransferase, whose protein sequence is MSSPTNLKQQAQAAWEANAAWWDDFIGPEGNPFHRLLVAPATENLLAVRRDERILDIACGNGQFSRRLADLGAQVVAFDAATTFIERARGHSREHVDTIEYLVLDATDAGALRSLGRGRFDAAVCNMALMDMTDLQPLAAALPYLLKPGGRFVFSVTHPCFNSGEFRKVVEEEDRDGELVTSYAIKRHSYLEPVITRGIGIIGQPQPHLYFHRPLGALLSPFFGHGMALDALTEPVLPPELQPNRPFSWSNFHGIPPILIARLRPPH